In Juglans microcarpa x Juglans regia isolate MS1-56 chromosome 7D, Jm3101_v1.0, whole genome shotgun sequence, the following are encoded in one genomic region:
- the LOC121238709 gene encoding chlorophyll(ide) b reductase NOL, chloroplastic, whose amino-acid sequence MAITPSLHFTSPSLSPLFSPKTHGSFLSPFSQPQNSIRKLDCCSFLNVCSRQNSPCAVNLNSRIVKAQASLQGEPMVPPFNVLITGSTKGIGYALAKEFLKAGDNVIICSRSAERIESAHQSLREEFGEQHVWATTCDVRQGQDVKNLVAFAQRNLNYIDIWINNAGSNAYSYKPLAEASDEDLIDVVTTNTLGLMICCREAIKMMLNQPRGGHIFNIDGAGSDGRPTPRFAAYGATKRSVVHLTKSLQAELRMQDVKNVVVHNLSPGMVTTDLLMSGATTKQAKFFINVLAEPAEVVADYLVPNIRSSVANGSMKPTYIRFLTGIKAYSQIFSRLAFGARRNRYLLED is encoded by the exons ATGGCGATCACTCCTTCCCTTCACTTCACTTCCCCATCCCTCTCTCCTCTTTTTTCCCCCAAAACCCACGGCTCCTtcctctctcctttctctcaACCACAAAATTCCATTCGTAAACTTGACTGTTGCAGTTTTCTTAACGTTTGTTCCCGCCAGAATTCCCCATGTGCCGTGAATTTGAACTCTCGGATTGTAAAGGCCCAAGCCTCTCTTCAAGGGGAGCCCATGGTTCCCCCTTTCAACGTTCTGATCACTGGGTCGACCAAAG gAATAGGGTATGCACTGGCTAAAGAGTTTTTAAAAGCTGGCGACAATGTCATAATTTGCTCAAGATCAG CTGAACGGATTGAATCTGCTCATCAGAGCCTGAGAGAAGAATTTGGGGAGCAGCATGTGTGG GCTACCACATGTGATGTTAGACAAGGACAAGATGTGAAGAATTTAGTTGCATTTGCACAAAGAAACTTGAACTACATTGATATATGG ATTAATAATGCAGGATCAAATGCATATAGCTATAAACCATTGGCAGAAGCTTCAGATGAAGATCTTAT CGATGTTGTAACTACAAACACCCTCGGGTTGATGATATGTTGTCGAGAG GCAATAAAGATGATGTTAAACCAACCGAGAGGGGGTCATATATTCAACATTGATGGGGCTGGTTCAGATGGAAGACCAACCCCTAG aTTTGCTGCATATGGAGCTACAAAACGAAGTGTGGTGCATTTAACAAAATCATTGCAG GCAGAACTGCGGATGCAAGACGTTAAAAATGTGGTGGTGCATAATTTGTCG CCTGGAATGGTCACAACCGATCTTCTAATGTCTGGTGCTACCACGAAGCAG GCCAAGTTTTTCATCAATGTTTTGGCAGAACCTGCTGAAGTG GTCGCAGACTACCTTGTTCCTAATATCAGATCTTCTGTTGCTAATGGATCAATGAAGCCCACTTACATTCGTTTCCTCACTGGGATAAAAGCCTACTCCCAGATATTCTCA AGACTTGCTTTTGGTGCCAGAAGAAACAGATATCTGCTTGAAGATTGA